The genomic stretch CGGAATTTCTATTCCTAAATAAGTTTCTAAAATACAAGAATTTAGATTATCTTCTCTGCATCTATTTGCTTTTACTATAACTTCTATTTCTGCATATGTATATTTAAAAGGAATCTCAATGTTATTGTCTTTCACAATCATTTTTTGTGTTATAATTCCGTACTCTGGTTCTTTAATATTAAATTTATTTAATGACTCTGGTGTTACAAAAGATATCTTATATCCGCCAAACCCTTCATTTTCCACTAACCTTTCACTAAAAAGAGCAAAAATCTTTTCTGCTTCTTCTTTTCCTACTTCGAAAGGTTCTACTACTTTTTTCTCTTTATACGCATTATATAACAGATCAACTTTTTCTTCAATTTTCATAAAAGATACTGAACTAGTTTGATTAAAAAATTTTATATTGCAACCAATAAATATAACGTATGGCATCTATTTGTGAGATCTTTCCATTAATTTCAAAACTAACTTCTGAAGGAAAAAGAGTTGTGTTAGTAAATGAGGAAGGAAAAAGAAGTGTGTTCGTTGAAGATAAGCTAATAATTGGATATAGGGAACATGAGAAAATTGCCAAAGAAGCGTTAGAAAAAGGGAGAGTAGAAACTACTGTTAACGGTAAGAAAATTATTGCAGAAGTAGTAGAACCAAGACCTTCACTAATAATAGTTGGTTCCGGCTTAATAGCAAAGGCAATTGCTAGACTTGCTACATCAATGGGCTACCTAGTAGCTGTAATTGGTAATAATGATATTAATGAAGAAGACTTTGCTGGAGTAAATTTCATTTCTAATACTTTAAACGTTTTAGATCAAATGGTAACAGAAGATTCATTTGTGATTATAGCTAATGAAGGAGGAAAACCATATGATGTTGACGCTGCATTTATTGCTATTAATAAAGCAAGATATGTTGGTTTCTTAGCAAGCCAAAAGAGAGCGGCATATACAATTGCTCAACTTATAAAGAGAGGAATAGAGATAGAAACTCTAAAACAAAAATTTTACTCACCTCTTGGTTTAGATCTTAATGCTAAGACTGCTGAAGAAATAGCTTTAAGTGCACTAAGTGAAGTTGTTAAAATCTTAAGAGGAGGTAGTGGAAGGCATATGAGAGAAGTTAAAGATCCTTATGTTTATCTAAAAGATGCGTTAGAGGGAAAAATCGAAGAAAAATGTAGTTTTAAACCTCAGACTTTATCCGCCTAAAAAATGCCACATACCTATATAAGGTATGAGCGCTACCACAAACATTTTTCTATCGTTAACATACCTTGATAGTATCTCTAACATCACAGAATAATAGTTCTCCCTTGCATATTCTATGGCTTTGTCTAGTTCTTTTTTGTCATTTCTTATAACACTTACTATAATTCCTACTAACGCTTTATCTATTCCCTCCTCCTTATTCTTTATCTGATTTGCTATAAAATCGAAGAATTTGCTTTTATCTTCAGCTCCAAGTAAAATTTCCGAGGATATGTATATAAGAAGATCAAGTGTCGTGCCACTAAATAATCTAGGCTTTTCTTCCATCCCAAGTACTCTTTTTGCTATATAGGAAGCTATAGATAGGGAACCTTTTACATCCGGTTCATAAATCTTTTTTGATAAATCTTCTAACTCTACTATGTCTTGCAATACTGATTTATATTCATATTTACCCCCAGATATCAAACTCTTCATTAGCTTTATCTGATATATTTTAAGTAAATCCATAGCTTCTTCATCTTTAATTTTCCCAGATTTTAACTTGTTCTTTATTCTCGTATACCAATTAAGCATTAATTTTTCAGCTAATTCTATCGTAGCTCTAGCTGATTCCTCTCTTGGATGTGTTAAAAGTAAAGTATAACCTATACCAGCATCTAATCTATCCTTAAGCTCATCAATATAGTCATAAATTCCGTTATTTATAGGAAAGAAATCCTTTAGATGCGGATCATCAGTATTTATTTTATTACTTTTAACAATAGAATAACTTTTCCTAAACTTATCATATATTAAAGCTAATTTTAACAAGTCATGATTAGAAAGAGAATATATACCGAGAAAGCCATAACCTAAAGTTGCCCATAAAGGATTGTCAAAACTAAGATTATCTAATGAACTATCGTTATAATCAAGGAGAGATTTTAAAAATATAGAATATTTATTTTCATTCTCTATATTATAGAATATCTTTTTTATTTTATCTATATCATCTCTGGAATATTTCAAATAATTGAATAACATTGCGATAATTTGATATGAACTTTTTTTAAGGTAATTAATATTAGTTAAGATGTCATCTAGAATAAATCTTATCCATTCAATTTTGCCATTTTTAGATGCAGATAAAAGTATATCTATGGCTAATGAGTAACAATTTTCTTCTGTTCTCTTCATTAATATTCCTTTAATTCTTGCTAAAGTCTTATAAGGTTGTTTCGAATAGCCAAGTTCCTTACAATATCTTTCTACGTCAATCCTATCCTTTATCTTTTCTATGATGTATGGCAGTATAATTTTCATAAATGGGAAATTATTATCAAAGTATATGTTAAGTTCTGGTACTACAATAGGTTCATTTCCTTCATTTATAGTTAAATAAGAATAGACTTCTAATACGTTATCCACAGTCTCATTTGTTCTAATACTATTAGCTATTTCCTCACTAATCTTTCTTAATAAGTTGTTTACGTCTATCTGATCTAGAACATCAGTATAGTAATCTGGTGATCTTGGAACTCTAAAGGGAATATTACATTTTGAGAACCATTTGAGTATTAAATCATTATTATTTACGTTTTTCCTCCCAGTACTTTTTAGAACAAGTGACGAAATTTGTACAGGAATAGAGGTATTGTAGTTATCATAGATAGCTAAGATGGGAGAGTACCATAATATTTTATTTGGATCGGCATCAAATATTACATTGTATACGTATTCCCAGTAATCATAATAGAAGTTTTCTAGTGCCTTATTAACAGTAGTTTCTATATTATCAGTTTGAAACATTATCATATAATGCATAGGTATTGTAGAGATTCTTTCATCTAATCGTAAAGTTAGTCCCTTGTCTTTTGATAGAGAATAAATAAATCTTTCGTTTGTAAAGATTTTAAATACGTTATTTATTTCTAAGCTTTGAAATAAGTCCTCAGTAAGTACATAAAGCGTTCTCTCAGTATTACTTTTCAATTTTTCTATGCTAGTATAGATGCCATTAGCATTGTGGTAATCCACTACTTCAATTTGGAGTTTATGCTCTAGAGACCTTCTTCTTATTAATTCAGCTATAGTACTTTTTCCAGTCTTTAAATTACCTAAGATTGCAACATTATTTCCCCTCATCAGTTCAGCTACAGCTAAGTTTACAATATCAACATACTCTGGATAAGGAATTATTGAGATATCTTCTTCTTCTGTAGAAAAATCAAAAATACTTAATTCTCTCTTTGCTTGGCCAGGCAATAAACCTAATGAGGAATCAATAAGATAATAAATTATCTCCTTCCATATTGGTGATAGTTTCTCCCAATCTTCACGTAAATTAGTACCCTTATATACATTTTTTAGTAATTCTTGTGGAGATATATACTGGTTCTCATTTATATATAATATTCTTCTGAACTTATTAAATGTCTTTAACGACTCCTCAATCTTCTTCATATCGGACAATTTTATACCTTCAGTTAGAAGTGCCGGGATATACGTAGAATAACCTTTTAGAACAAAGATAGAATAATCAAGAATTTTCGATATATCTTCTTTATTTTTTACTTTTTTTGAAACATAACTTATTGCCTTATAAGGAGATATAGTTATTACATTCCCCCTTATTTTTAGACTACCCTCACCAATCTTTACCTTGTTTAAAAGTAAGTCAATTACATAACTTCTACCAATTATTTTATACGTTGATTTTGATTTTATATAGTCGTGCCAGTTCTGCAATTCATTAATATTATTAAATTCCTTAGGAACTTCAACACATTCTGGGCAATATTTTTTTACTAAATTTTCCATGTAGGGAAGAACTCTTATTATTATCCTGTCCTTCTTCAATAATGCTCTAAGACTTGTAAGAGAAGTAATTTTTCTCATATCTTGAGTATTTTATAGGATAAGGTATAAAACCATTAGCCAAAGACTCAAAACCTAAAATGTTAGGCTATATATATTAAATCGTGAAGAGAAAAAACAAAAACATGACTGTTAAGGAAATAGAACCTTGGGGAGTAAACGTACCCTACATTTATTTGTCAATCATAATGTTTCTTCTAGGAGGGTTATCTCTCATTAAGTTCCCGTTTTACCATCCATACTTTATGATGATTGGTGCATACTCACTATATTTTGGGATGATACAAAGACTATTTTTCCCTGCTAAAAACTACTTACCGCTTCATATTTTAACCTTAATCCTTTTAGCAATACCAATCTCACATTACTTTCAATTTTTAGCCTCTGTGGTACTAGTAATTACCGAAATTAAGGCACTTAAAGATGTTAAAAGTTATGGGAGTAAATTCCCAATTAGCACTTTAGTATTATCCTCTCCATTTTTGGCCGCAATATTATGGTACTTCTATATAAATTATTGGAGCTTGATAATACCATTAGCAGTTTATATTTTTGGGGTAAATATAGGAGTTTTTACGGCAACACTAGGAGTAAAACCATTCTTTGGACTATATCAAGTACCAGTCCTTATTCTATTAATTATCTCTATATTTTTACCATACTTTCTAGCAATTGCATTGGTATATTATTTTGCATTTTTGATGAGAAAAGGAATAAAGAGGATGAATTGGACTTCCATATCAGTGATTCTGATTTCTTTAACATCAATGTCTGCATTATATTTAGGAGATTTTCCTCACGCATTTTTCTTAGATGTCATGTTTCCATTATTCTTCTCATGCATTACCTATTCTACAGCCAGATATAATCATGAAAAAGTCGTTTACATAATTCCTCTTTTACTCCTTGCATTCTTTACTAGATTTATCAACTTACAGTTCTCAGCAATCTTCCTTCCAATAGCATATATTTACTTCCTATACCTAATAAAAGACACATTGGGAATAACTGGGATAAAATTGGGCATATCGAAAAAATACTTATAATAAAATAAATAGGTTCACTTAGGGCGAAGCATAGGTTTGCGGTTTACCGCCTTCATTCTCATCACTTCATAGCTAGTGGGTGCGTATAGCACTTACCCCGCTTCACTCGTCCAATGATAGACCACAGGCTGCGTCTTCAGCCCGTTACGCCTATCCCTCACCGCGGAGAGCCCTCCATCCGCGGTTCTTTGGGACTCTGGGATATGTAGAGCCCTTATCGGGCATCCCCTTACGGGGACACGTTTTACTATACTTATTAAAAAATGTTTTAGAATTTTAAGCTTTACCTGCCTCAGGAAGGGGCGAGGCTTGTCGTTCGTTAGAGATAATTCACAATGTTAATTATTCTCCATTTTAAAGATTAGGAAATATATTTATAAATCACCTAAGCGAAGAGTTATTTATGAAGAAAGAAAGGGTTAGTTTATCTCAAATACTTGATCCTAAACATAAATTTAATTTAACTTTATACACAGAATACGGAACAGTAACTTTCAATTCACTCACAGTTACACAGTTAGCTTCTCTTCTTTATCCTTATGTTAGAAAATTTAGATTAAAAAACGGCGAATTAGATGGTACTCAAGCTACTTTAATATTTGAGAGAAATAAAAAGAGATTTTACGTTACGATTGAAATCATTTAATATTTTTCCACCTAATTTATATTATGCTTAAGTATATTGGTATAGTGAGAGAAAATAAAGATGGAAAAGGAATTATCGAAATATATAAGGAATATACACAAGGATTATATAGATTAGAGGAATTTTCTCACATAATTGTAAT from Sulfolobus sp. S-194 encodes the following:
- a CDS encoding XdhC family protein: MASICEIFPLISKLTSEGKRVVLVNEEGKRSVFVEDKLIIGYREHEKIAKEALEKGRVETTVNGKKIIAEVVEPRPSLIIVGSGLIAKAIARLATSMGYLVAVIGNNDINEEDFAGVNFISNTLNVLDQMVTEDSFVIIANEGGKPYDVDAAFIAINKARYVGFLASQKRAAYTIAQLIKRGIEIETLKQKFYSPLGLDLNAKTAEEIALSALSEVVKILRGGSGRHMREVKDPYVYLKDALEGKIEEKCSFKPQTLSA